Proteins co-encoded in one Salvia splendens isolate huo1 chromosome 4, SspV2, whole genome shotgun sequence genomic window:
- the LOC121797859 gene encoding stress response protein NST1-like has protein sequence MSLSRHLLRRGSSDSAALRHYSTASGSSLAHHHQHEFDPPSSYINSWKPPRNPKEANRQLALLRRDYDRKMKEIRKDYINEMELQRIEKLRKDTARNEALRIANEERRLAKDAKKKAEAIERQAAEEEFRQMLMKERAEKLEYWRMRENKIEEQKKEKKELLRRQSSKWIDEHNLVKTAVNAVFDNVPLPYPK, from the exons ATGTCGCTCTCTCGTCACCTTCTCCGGCGTGGCTCCTCCGATTCCGCCGCCCTCCGTCACTACTCCACCGCATCTGGATCCTCACTCGCCCACCACCACCAGCACGAATTCGACCCTCCAAGCTCCTATATAAACTCCTGGAAGCCGCCGCGAAACCCCAAGGAAGCCAACAGGCAACTGGCATTGCTCCGCCGCGATTACGATCGCAAAATGAAAGAAATCCGCAAGGATTATATCAATGAAATGGAGCTGCAGAGAATCGAGAAATTACGGAAGGACACGGCGAGAAACGAGGCGCTGCGGATCGCCAACGAAGAGAGGAGACTGGCCAAGGATgcgaagaagaaggcagaggcCATCGAGAGACAGGCTGCTGAAGAGGAGTTCCGGCAGATGTTG ATGAAAGAAAGAGCAGAGAAGCTTGAATACTGGAGAATGAGAGAGAATAAGATTGAGGAgcaaaagaaagagaagaaagagCTTTTGCGTAGGCAAAGTTCAAAGTGGATTGACGAACACAATCTAGTGAAGACAGCAGTGAATGCAGTGTTTGACAATGTTCCACTCCCATATCCCAAGTAG
- the LOC121800486 gene encoding alkaline ceramidase-like: MTDDVSSFWGPVTSTHEWCEPNYVYSSYIAEFFNTISIAPGILLALIGLVNSLRQHFEKRFCVLHISNMILSIGSMLYHATLQRLQQQGDETPMVWEMLLYIYILYSPDWHYRSTMPTFLFLYGALFAVAHSLVRFHIGFKVHYVLLCLLCVPRMYKYYILTEDRSAKRLAKLYVATLLVGSLCWLVDRLFCKDISRWYFNPQGHAMWHICMGFNSYFANAFLMYCRAQQRGWDPKVNYFLGIFAYVKIQKPKAQ, from the exons ATGACAGATGATGTGTCAAGTTTTTGGGGCCCTGTCACATCCACACATGAGTGGTGTGAGCCAAATTACGTCTACTCATCTTATATTGCAGAGTTTTTCAATACCATCTCTATTGCTCCAGGCATCCTTTTAGCACTCATTGGTCTTGTGAATTCATTGAGACAGCATTTTGAGAAGAGGTTCTGTGTACTTCATATATCAAATATGATACTTTCTATTGGCAGTATGCTATATCACGCCACATTACAGCGACT GCAACAGCAAGGTGACGAAACACCTATGGTGTGGGAAATGCTCCTTTATATTTACATCCTCTATTCACCCGATTGGCACTATCGGAGTACAATGCCCACTTTTTTGTTCCTCTATGGAGCACTATTTGCCGTTGCTCATTCTCTCGTTCGTTTTCACATTGGCTTCAAAGTGCACTATGTGCTGCTTTGTCTTCTTTGTGTTCCGAGGATGTACAAGTATTATATCCTCACAGAAGACAGGTCAGCCAAGCGACTTGCAAAGTTGTATGTTGCCACCCTTCTAGTTGGGAGTCTCTGCTGGCTAGTTGACCGTCTGTTTTGCAAGGACATTTCTCGTTGGTACTTCAATCCCCAGGGCCATGCAATGTGGCATATATGCATGGGGTTCAACTCATACTTTGCCAATGCATTCTTGATGTACTGTCGTGCTCAGCAACGGGGATGGGATCCGAAGGTCAACTATTTCTTGGGAATTTTCGCATATGTGAAGATTCAGAAACCAAAGGCTCAATAG